In Patescibacteria group bacterium, the genomic window AGGTCTAAATTGGCTTCTTCTCCTGCCTGGTCTGTTTATCAGGATTATTCAACAACAATCAATAATTTTACCTATACAGGCAAAGATAAATATCAATATCAATTCAGATACAGAGTAAAAGACCTTGCAGGCAATTGGTCTAATTTTGCAGAAGGAGGAATAATATTAGTTGATATTAATGACAAACCAACAGCTACTAATCTTTCTCTTACACCATCAGATGTCTGTTATCAGCCAGTGCCATTCTATACATTCAGATGGACGTACTCGGATCCGGATAAAGACAAGCAATCCAGATACATATTACTGATAGACAATAATTCGGATTTCTCGTCTCCGCAGGTAAATATGGATATCACTGGCTTATCAGACCCAAGTCCGTCATTAGACAGCTATTCAATCTTTGTTGCCACTCAGCCTATCGCGAACCAGCTTGGATTTAATACTACATATTATTGGAGAGTGAGAGTATATGACGAACATAGTTTGCCATCTAATTGGACCAATGGTATACCATTTTCATTAACCACTCCGGTTC contains:
- a CDS encoding PKD domain-containing protein — its product is RSKLASSPAWSVYQDYSTTINNFTYTGKDKYQYQFRYRVKDLAGNWSNFAEGGIILVDINDKPTATNLSLTPSDVCYQPVPFYTFRWTYSDPDKDKQSRYILLIDNNSDFSSPQVNMDITGLSDPSPSLDSYSIFVATQPIANQLGFNTTYYWRVRVYDEHSLPSNWTNGIPFSLTTPVHHYPSCDFTWIPNYPNTGEAVNFTDTSRCWDEDPVNGKDCSIIKGDTYLWTITSGDPSTSTEENASASFSSIGKYNVILRVTDSDGHACSITKSVRVNYPLPKWKEILPW